The following proteins are encoded in a genomic region of Desulfuribacillus stibiiarsenatis:
- the rnr gene encoding ribonuclease R, translating into MLDRENLLEYMRELEYRPMTVDELYESFDGEDSEDLKDLMKLLNDLESEGKVIRTRANTYGLPDRMNLVVGKVQAHAKGFCFVMSEDKSYPDIYVSSENTNNAMHKDRVLVRLLSTKEGARQEGQIIRIIERANKLVVGTFFSSRNYGFVVPDDKRLANKDIFIPKEEILDAQDGYKVVIEITQYPEGRNSAEGKIIEVLGHINTPGVDILSVIRKHGIPEKFPPEALAEAEQVPDTISEAELEGRKDLRNKKIVTIDGEDAKDLDDAVSIEKLENGNFLLGVSIADVSYYVKEDSALDQEAFRRGNSTYLVDRVIPMLPERLSNGICSLNPRVDRLTMTCEMEINEEGKVVRYEIFPSVIRTQERMTYTNVRKIVEDQDPELMERYSDLVEELMMLAQLKDILRNRRMERGAIDFDFEETKIIVDLEGKPIDLVKRERSTAEKIIEECMLIANETVAEHFHWLNIPFIYRVHEDPAMEKLFAFNEFVHNFGYFLRGLSNKVHPKALQQIIEQVSGTNEEKIINTVLLRSMKQARYDVESIGHFGLAAQYYTHFTSPIRRYADLIVHRMIRKTLTSPAMSDQSLSKLAKKLQVIGEQTSERERISIDAERETNDLKKVEYMEDRVGEEFDGIVTSVANFGMFVELENSVEGMVHISYLTDDYYNYHEKAYSLIGERTGRTYRIGDPVRVRLIKASKQERTLDFSVIAGPPKKRERKAPKTIEVSSEPERKKGKRKSHSTSEFAGYSPRDKRAKGKIDDKKPKKKKKANGKKRRD; encoded by the coding sequence GTGTTAGATCGTGAGAATTTGTTGGAATACATGAGGGAATTAGAATATAGACCGATGACTGTCGATGAACTTTATGAATCATTTGACGGTGAAGATAGCGAAGACCTTAAAGATCTTATGAAATTATTGAACGATCTAGAAAGTGAAGGTAAGGTTATTCGTACCCGGGCGAATACATATGGTCTACCTGACCGCATGAACTTGGTGGTCGGTAAAGTACAAGCCCATGCCAAGGGTTTTTGTTTCGTTATGTCTGAGGATAAATCGTACCCAGATATTTATGTCAGTTCGGAGAATACCAATAATGCGATGCATAAGGATCGCGTATTAGTTAGACTTCTTTCTACGAAGGAAGGCGCTCGTCAAGAAGGCCAAATCATTCGTATTATCGAGCGCGCTAATAAACTAGTAGTAGGTACGTTTTTTTCTAGTCGCAACTATGGTTTCGTAGTACCTGACGACAAGCGACTTGCGAACAAAGATATATTTATTCCGAAGGAAGAAATTCTCGATGCGCAAGATGGATATAAGGTCGTTATTGAGATTACGCAATACCCAGAAGGACGCAATAGTGCAGAGGGGAAAATCATAGAAGTACTCGGACATATCAACACGCCAGGTGTAGATATCTTATCTGTGATACGTAAACACGGGATTCCTGAGAAGTTCCCGCCAGAAGCACTCGCTGAGGCAGAGCAAGTTCCAGATACGATCTCTGAAGCAGAACTTGAAGGTAGAAAAGACTTAAGAAACAAAAAAATCGTGACCATCGATGGCGAGGATGCGAAAGATTTAGACGATGCCGTATCGATAGAAAAACTAGAAAACGGAAACTTTCTATTAGGCGTTAGTATTGCGGATGTCAGCTATTATGTAAAAGAAGACTCCGCCCTTGATCAAGAAGCATTCCGCCGCGGAAATAGTACATACCTAGTCGATCGCGTGATACCGATGCTACCAGAGCGTTTATCGAATGGTATTTGCAGCTTAAATCCACGAGTCGATCGATTAACAATGACCTGTGAGATGGAAATCAATGAAGAGGGAAAAGTCGTGCGTTATGAGATTTTCCCTAGTGTAATTCGCACTCAAGAGAGAATGACTTACACCAATGTACGTAAAATCGTCGAAGATCAAGATCCAGAGCTAATGGAACGCTACAGTGACTTAGTAGAAGAGCTCATGATGCTTGCGCAACTCAAGGATATCCTAAGAAATCGACGTATGGAACGTGGAGCCATCGACTTTGATTTCGAAGAGACGAAAATCATCGTAGATTTAGAAGGAAAACCAATCGATTTAGTGAAAAGAGAGCGTAGCACAGCGGAGAAGATTATCGAAGAATGTATGTTGATTGCGAACGAAACCGTAGCAGAGCACTTCCATTGGTTAAACATTCCGTTTATCTATCGTGTCCATGAAGATCCAGCGATGGAGAAACTCTTTGCATTTAATGAGTTCGTGCATAACTTTGGATACTTCTTACGTGGTCTAAGTAACAAGGTTCACCCGAAAGCATTACAACAAATTATTGAACAAGTATCGGGAACCAATGAAGAGAAGATTATCAACACCGTATTATTACGTTCCATGAAACAAGCTCGATATGATGTGGAGAGCATCGGACACTTTGGACTAGCTGCTCAATATTATACGCACTTCACATCGCCGATTCGTCGTTATGCGGATTTAATTGTTCACCGCATGATTCGCAAGACATTAACATCACCGGCTATGTCAGATCAAAGTCTTAGTAAATTAGCGAAGAAACTTCAAGTAATTGGTGAACAAACATCTGAGAGAGAACGTATTTCTATCGATGCGGAACGAGAAACCAATGACCTGAAGAAAGTCGAATACATGGAAGATCGCGTTGGTGAGGAATTTGACGGCATTGTTACCAGTGTGGCGAATTTTGGGATGTTCGTTGAGCTTGAGAACTCTGTTGAAGGTATGGTGCATATCAGTTATCTCACAGATGACTATTATAACTACCATGAAAAAGCCTATAGCTTAATAGGCGAACGTACAGGTCGGACCTATCGCATTGGAGACCCAGTACGTGTACGTTTAATTAAAGCGAGCAAACAAGAGCGAACATTAGACTTCTCTGTCATCGCCGGCCCGCCAAAGAAAAGGGAACGCAAAGCACCTAAGACAATTGAAGTTTCTAGCGAACCAGAACGTAAGAAGGGTAAACGTAAGAGCCATAGCACATCTGAGTTTGCCGGTTATTCTCCGCGTGATAAGCGTGCCAAAGGAAAAATTGATGACAAAAAGCCGAAAAAGAAGAAAAAAGCAAATGGAAAAAAACGCAGAGATTAA
- the smpB gene encoding SsrA-binding protein SmpB, producing the protein MAKQIGIKEVAKNKKAYHDYFIEEKFEAGIMLTGTEIKSIRAGKANLKDSFATIKNAEVFLHNMHISPYEQANRFNHDPTRARKLLLHKLEISKLIGQTKERGYSLVPLSLYLKNGFAKLELGLAKGKKLYDKRHEEAKKDAKREIERAFRERQKM; encoded by the coding sequence ATGGCGAAACAAATCGGAATAAAAGAAGTCGCGAAAAATAAAAAAGCCTACCATGATTACTTTATAGAGGAAAAATTCGAAGCAGGCATTATGCTGACTGGTACAGAAATTAAGTCGATTCGTGCTGGGAAAGCGAATCTAAAGGATAGCTTTGCAACCATTAAGAACGCAGAAGTGTTTTTACATAATATGCATATAAGTCCATATGAGCAAGCCAATCGATTCAACCACGACCCAACTAGAGCTAGAAAACTTTTGTTACACAAATTAGAAATTTCGAAACTGATAGGTCAGACGAAGGAAAGGGGCTACTCCCTTGTACCTCTTTCCTTATACTTGAAGAACGGCTTTGCAAAGCTGGAGCTAGGTTTAGCAAAAGGGAAGAAACTATACGATAAACGCCATGAAGAAGCGAAGAAAGACGCTAAGCGAGAAATCGAAAGAGCATTCAGAGAACGTCAAAAAATGTAG
- a CDS encoding 4Fe-4S dicluster domain-containing protein — MAKILQVADMHKCIGCYSCMLACARVVKKSLSPSRAALQVRTAGGFQSRFIAEICRGCIDAPCAAACNCGALTPREGGGVHFRPTKCIGCQDCVKACIVDVIQFDDCKKKPLICIQCGTCVRFCPHNVLEMEERKYDASGN, encoded by the coding sequence ATGGCTAAAATATTACAAGTAGCCGATATGCATAAATGTATCGGCTGCTATTCGTGTATGCTTGCATGTGCAAGAGTTGTGAAGAAGAGCTTATCCCCTTCGCGGGCAGCGCTACAAGTCCGCACCGCGGGAGGATTTCAAAGCAGATTTATTGCTGAGATTTGTCGTGGATGTATTGATGCACCTTGTGCTGCTGCCTGCAACTGCGGAGCTTTGACGCCGCGTGAAGGTGGTGGGGTACACTTTCGACCGACTAAGTGTATCGGTTGTCAAGATTGCGTGAAAGCCTGTATTGTCGACGTCATTCAATTTGATGATTGTAAGAAGAAACCATTGATATGTATTCAGTGCGGCACCTGCGTACGTTTCTGCCCTCATAATGTTCTAGAAATGGAGGAGAGAAAATATGACGCGTCAGGGAATTAG
- a CDS encoding aldehyde ferredoxin oxidoreductase C-terminal domain-containing protein: MTRQGIRVLEINLTEANIQIHLRKDLLAYLGGTGVAAKLFEEYGRFDLDPLAEEQPVIFANGPFATIYPVATKVIAVFRSPLTGEYGESHAGLRLALAMRGAGYDAIVIHGKSPKPTFLVVSNDGVKFKNASAIWGMGAGEVGNLLRKLAPGAGHRSAIRIGPAGERMVSFANVNVDTYRHFGRLGIGAVFGAKNLKAIVVHGNQDHEVDSMQEYKKVYEELYDQVVDTDIMDKYHGLGTAINVIPLNELGGLPTNNLQSGRFEHAEEISGEAFAEKSLLRQVACSGCPIGCIHIGLHRQQFGEAYEYESKSISYDHELIFALGSFLGMSSQEKVYQLIDRVEELGLDAISAGVVLGWVIEAFEKNMIDQETLGTTVAFDNVEGCIHVLEGIVKQPNDFYRALANGTDAVAEQYGGLEFAMTMGKTEMAGYHTGHAHVIGQSIGARHSHLDNAGYAVDQKFRKDQDQPEVYKKMVQQLVEEEQWRNVVTSLGICLFARNIYTPDVIIRALEAIGITTTQNQLNELGKKIYQLKHKLRTKLGFKIDDLRFPKRFFDTPSLTGTLTPETINNMLDEYKKYVNK, from the coding sequence ATGACGCGTCAGGGAATTAGAGTACTGGAAATTAACCTAACAGAAGCAAATATACAAATCCATCTACGCAAAGATTTACTTGCTTATCTTGGTGGCACAGGAGTAGCGGCAAAATTGTTTGAGGAATATGGCAGATTCGACCTTGACCCATTGGCAGAAGAACAGCCTGTCATATTTGCCAATGGACCGTTTGCGACAATTTATCCAGTGGCGACAAAAGTCATAGCTGTATTTCGTTCCCCTTTAACAGGAGAGTATGGAGAAAGTCACGCTGGTTTACGTCTTGCCCTTGCTATGCGCGGTGCTGGATACGATGCGATTGTAATCCATGGGAAATCCCCAAAGCCGACATTCTTAGTGGTAAGCAATGATGGAGTGAAATTTAAAAACGCGTCAGCAATCTGGGGTATGGGCGCCGGAGAAGTAGGGAATTTACTAAGGAAGCTAGCTCCAGGTGCAGGTCATCGAAGTGCTATTCGCATAGGTCCTGCAGGCGAACGCATGGTTTCCTTTGCCAATGTGAATGTGGATACCTATCGCCATTTTGGTCGATTAGGCATTGGTGCAGTATTTGGTGCGAAGAATCTTAAAGCTATAGTTGTGCACGGGAACCAAGATCATGAAGTTGATTCGATGCAAGAATATAAGAAAGTATATGAAGAACTTTATGATCAAGTCGTAGACACAGATATTATGGATAAATACCACGGACTCGGAACAGCTATCAATGTTATTCCGCTTAATGAACTGGGTGGTTTACCAACGAATAACTTGCAGTCTGGGCGTTTTGAGCATGCAGAAGAAATTAGTGGTGAAGCTTTTGCTGAGAAGTCTTTACTCCGTCAAGTTGCATGCTCCGGTTGCCCGATTGGATGTATTCATATTGGACTGCATCGTCAACAATTTGGTGAGGCTTATGAATACGAATCGAAAAGCATTTCCTACGACCATGAGCTAATCTTTGCCCTTGGCTCATTTCTAGGAATGTCGAGTCAGGAAAAGGTTTACCAACTTATCGATCGTGTCGAAGAGCTTGGCCTTGATGCAATTTCTGCAGGTGTAGTGCTTGGTTGGGTGATTGAAGCGTTTGAGAAGAATATGATTGACCAAGAAACATTAGGAACGACCGTTGCTTTTGACAATGTGGAAGGATGCATACACGTACTAGAAGGGATAGTTAAGCAGCCCAATGATTTCTACCGAGCTTTAGCAAATGGGACAGACGCAGTAGCGGAACAATATGGTGGTCTTGAATTTGCTATGACCATGGGCAAGACAGAAATGGCTGGATACCATACAGGTCATGCACATGTCATCGGACAATCGATAGGCGCAAGGCATTCCCACTTAGATAATGCGGGTTATGCAGTCGATCAGAAGTTTCGTAAGGATCAGGACCAACCAGAAGTATATAAAAAGATGGTGCAACAGTTAGTGGAAGAAGAGCAATGGCGAAATGTGGTTACTTCCCTGGGGATATGCTTGTTCGCAAGAAATATCTATACACCAGACGTGATTATAAGAGCCCTTGAGGCGATTGGCATTACCACGACTCAAAACCAATTGAATGAGCTCGGTAAAAAGATTTATCAATTGAAACATAAGTTACGAACGAAATTAGGTTTCAAAATTGACGACTTAAGATTTCCGAAGAGATTTTTTGACACACCGTCTCTAACTGGTACATTGACCCCAGAGACAATCAACAACATGCTTGACGAATATAAGAAATACGTAAATAAATAA
- a CDS encoding S16 family serine protease gives MGQDIHDDDNFSFRLTRKEWRVTFLIIILPIILILVLGSILIIPYYADFVGSGEITSISEIGVQGSVNFVSIYAGYTENYFDKFLVMAITENRVVFTPIDKEIIEDYEWELEYGKEILHDVIENAINIAIEESGQASELFEERWDEIVASTEEFYGDSIGLMLAIGLTEELNDEDFSRGGKYKIAGTGTVEEDGYIGSIGFLKEKILAAEENHVDYFLIPKDKEFFNEYGFEYGISNEVEAYKIKEETNIKVEIIPVETINEALSFLRSLP, from the coding sequence ATGGGACAAGATATACATGATGACGATAATTTTAGTTTCCGATTAACTCGCAAGGAGTGGCGTGTTACATTTTTGATAATTATTCTTCCGATTATTCTTATTCTTGTCTTAGGGTCTATATTAATAATACCTTACTATGCTGATTTTGTCGGATCAGGAGAAATTACATCTATTTCGGAAATCGGAGTGCAAGGTAGCGTGAATTTTGTAAGTATTTATGCTGGGTATACGGAGAACTATTTTGATAAATTTCTAGTCATGGCGATTACTGAGAATCGTGTCGTCTTCACGCCAATTGATAAGGAAATTATTGAAGATTATGAGTGGGAATTAGAATATGGAAAAGAGATATTACATGATGTCATAGAAAATGCTATTAATATTGCAATCGAAGAAAGCGGACAAGCTAGTGAGTTGTTTGAAGAACGGTGGGACGAAATTGTTGCAAGCACAGAAGAATTTTATGGCGATTCTATTGGCTTAATGCTAGCCATAGGACTCACGGAGGAATTAAACGATGAAGATTTCTCAAGAGGAGGCAAATATAAAATAGCAGGAACTGGAACTGTGGAGGAGGACGGTTATATAGGATCCATAGGGTTCTTGAAGGAGAAAATTTTGGCGGCAGAGGAGAATCATGTAGATTATTTTCTAATCCCTAAAGACAAGGAGTTTTTTAACGAATATGGTTTTGAGTATGGGATCAGTAATGAAGTAGAGGCGTATAAAATTAAGGAAGAAACAAATATTAAGGTTGAGATTATCCCAGTAGAAACAATTAATGAAGCGTTATCTTTTCTACGATCACTACCGTAG
- a CDS encoding DUF4328 domain-containing protein — protein MSKVLVILLQTLIVFQIIMTLFTALEVVNLDTFDQMFEIALLVGTIFTWLAIVSFIVSLIWLYKVHKDLREGNHNYPISPGGSVIHNIIPIYNIYGAWKVFRTIGNYFQEKGHQIAEYGRKVNSSILYIYLLIFVAIVLSAITLGNIDFETLEELPRADWTVLANDIIMVIMLILSLALTKAVFKGLYQLLQLKREIPKDTL, from the coding sequence ATGAGTAAAGTATTAGTTATTCTTTTGCAAACATTGATTGTTTTTCAAATTATTATGACCCTATTTACTGCGTTGGAGGTTGTTAACCTAGATACGTTTGACCAAATGTTTGAAATTGCACTTTTGGTTGGAACGATTTTTACTTGGTTAGCCATAGTATCATTCATTGTATCGCTAATTTGGTTATATAAAGTCCATAAAGATTTACGCGAGGGAAACCATAATTACCCTATTTCACCAGGGGGTTCGGTAATTCACAATATAATACCAATTTACAATATCTATGGAGCTTGGAAAGTTTTTCGTACCATTGGTAATTATTTTCAAGAAAAAGGACATCAAATTGCTGAATATGGAAGAAAAGTCAACTCTTCTATCTTGTACATTTATTTATTAATTTTCGTTGCTATAGTTCTATCTGCGATAACACTTGGCAATATAGATTTTGAAACGTTGGAAGAACTTCCTCGAGCAGATTGGACAGTACTTGCCAATGATATAATCATGGTTATCATGTTGATTTTAAGTTTAGCACTTACCAAGGCTGTTTTTAAAGGGTTATATCAGCTTTTGCAACTGAAGAGAGAAATACCAAAAGATACTCTTTAG
- a CDS encoding antitoxin VbhA family protein, giving the protein MSPEQQSRRVTAVKLANAVNKIEGATVTSQAKMLSAKWARGEISGAEMKAALVAEHAHSAVGKPHE; this is encoded by the coding sequence ATGTCTCCAGAACAGCAATCTCGTCGAGTAACAGCAGTTAAGCTTGCCAATGCAGTGAATAAAATAGAAGGTGCTACAGTAACATCTCAAGCGAAAATGCTTTCAGCTAAATGGGCGCGAGGAGAGATTTCGGGTGCAGAAATGAAAGCTGCACTAGTTGCAGAGCACGCGCATTCAGCTGTAGGTAAACCTCATGAATGA
- a CDS encoding Fic family protein translates to MSRENFAAQIARKIPTLWQAHPFREGNTRTIVILMTFFIEHYGFHFDKDLLAVSAGYVRNAFVMASFGEYSEFEHLENILLDAICTEPIEYKDDLEQEESIHGAKYQTKDYTPVAHEYRDDNGEDKKQ, encoded by the coding sequence TTGAGTCGAGAGAACTTTGCTGCTCAAATTGCGAGAAAAATCCCCACACTATGGCAGGCACATCCTTTCCGTGAGGGTAACACACGAACTATCGTAATACTGATGACTTTTTTTATTGAACATTACGGTTTTCACTTTGATAAAGACCTTTTAGCTGTTAGTGCGGGATATGTCCGCAACGCTTTTGTAATGGCTAGCTTTGGTGAATATTCAGAATTTGAACACCTTGAGAATATACTGCTGGATGCAATCTGTACGGAGCCAATTGAGTATAAGGATGATTTAGAACAGGAGGAATCAATTCACGGGGCGAAATATCAGACGAAAGACTACACACCTGTTGCACATGAATACCGTGATGATAACGGAGAAGATAAGAAACAATAG